A window of Rufibacter sp. LB8 contains these coding sequences:
- a CDS encoding lysylphosphatidylglycerol synthase transmembrane domain-containing protein gives MKKVVNILKYVLLLAVSVFLMWYALRSINFAAVQKELGQVNYFWIGATLLISVAGYLSRAVRWRMQFKPLGYHPSLGQTYHALMVGYLANIVLPRAGEVIRCTFLKRSANVPVNTSLGTVITERVLDLLLLVSCIGLTLLLEFDRLHGFFEEIFSSKYKGLEANLQTLYILMAVGLAGALIMGWYIFKNIKRLRQNSLFKKISHFMRGIWQGIASVRKMDQKGAFVFHTLFIWFTYFLTSYLAFFAMPGTSHLTWQAGMAILVVGGIGMSAPVQGGIGVYHILVRTALLLYAIPLDTGMAYALLVHTTQAILVVTMGVISLLVSLANNKKTAAALT, from the coding sequence ATGAAGAAAGTAGTCAACATCCTCAAATATGTGCTGCTGCTGGCGGTGTCTGTCTTTTTGATGTGGTACGCCCTGCGTAGCATCAATTTTGCCGCGGTGCAGAAAGAATTGGGGCAGGTGAACTACTTCTGGATTGGGGCCACGCTGCTTATTTCTGTGGCGGGGTACCTGAGCCGGGCTGTTAGGTGGCGCATGCAGTTCAAGCCGTTGGGGTATCATCCTAGTTTGGGGCAGACGTACCACGCGCTCATGGTGGGCTATCTGGCCAACATTGTCCTGCCCCGGGCCGGCGAAGTAATCAGATGTACTTTTCTCAAGCGCTCGGCCAATGTGCCGGTGAACACGTCGCTGGGCACGGTCATCACAGAACGGGTGCTGGACTTGCTGCTGCTGGTGAGTTGCATTGGGCTCACGCTGCTGCTGGAGTTTGACCGCCTGCACGGGTTTTTTGAGGAAATCTTCTCGTCTAAATACAAAGGCCTGGAAGCCAACCTGCAAACGCTCTACATTCTAATGGCCGTAGGCCTGGCCGGCGCGCTCATCATGGGTTGGTATATCTTCAAGAACATCAAACGCCTTCGGCAAAACTCCCTTTTCAAGAAAATAAGCCACTTCATGCGGGGCATCTGGCAGGGCATTGCTAGCGTGCGCAAGATGGACCAAAAGGGCGCGTTCGTTTTCCACACTTTGTTTATTTGGTTCACCTATTTCCTGACATCTTACCTGGCGTTTTTTGCCATGCCGGGCACCAGCCATTTAACCTGGCAGGCGGGCATGGCTATTCTGGTGGTAGGCGGCATTGGCATGTCGGCGCCGGTGCAGGGCGGCATTGGGGTGTACCATATTCTGGTGCGCACGGCTCTGTTGTTGTATGCCATTCCGCTAGACACGGGCATGGCCTATGCCTTGCTGGTGC
- the panD gene encoding aspartate 1-decarboxylase, which yields MQIEVLKSKIHRAKVTQAELHYVGSITIDEDLLDGANMVPHEKVTIVNVNNGERFETYIIKGERGSGMICLNGPAARKVQVGDIIIIISYALIDFKDARSHEPTVIFPDQHNRLV from the coding sequence ATGCAGATTGAAGTTCTTAAATCCAAGATACACCGGGCTAAGGTAACGCAGGCGGAATTACATTATGTGGGGAGCATTACCATAGATGAAGATCTGCTGGACGGCGCCAACATGGTGCCCCATGAAAAGGTGACCATTGTGAACGTGAACAACGGGGAGCGTTTTGAGACCTACATTATTAAAGGCGAGCGCGGCAGCGGCATGATTTGCCTCAACGGTCCGGCCGCCCGCAAGGTGCAGGTAGGTGACATCATCATCATTATTTCCTACGCCCTCATTGATTTCAAAGACGCCCGTTCCCACGAGCCCACCGTTATTTTCCCAGACCAGCACAACCGCTTAGTTTAG